One Thermus hydrothermalis DNA window includes the following coding sequences:
- a CDS encoding class I SAM-dependent rRNA methyltransferase, producing the protein MLRVVVRPGKERKLKNFYPNLYRDEIQEAPPEAGVAEAVAADGGFLAVGYYDPRSKVPFRAFRFDPGPLDRRFFLGRFQKALRKREGLGVFHRLVHGEADGLPGLVVDRFGEVLVLQVRSRGMEALRGVWFPALLEATSPKGVYERSDVEARRQEGLPERVGVVQGEVPPVLEVEEDGLLFPIPLALAQKTGFYLDQRENRRLFEAMVRPGERVLDVFSYVGGFALRAARKGAYALAVDKDLQALSVLDQAALRAGLRVDIRQGEALEVLKALEGPFHHVLLDPPTLVKRPEELPAMKRHLVDLVREALRLLAPEGYLWISACSYYLKVEDLLEVARRAAADQRMRLRVHAVTYQPRDHPWSLHVPESLYLKTLILQEDAL; encoded by the coding sequence GTGCTGCGGGTGGTGGTCCGGCCAGGCAAGGAGCGGAAACTGAAGAACTTCTACCCCAACCTCTACCGGGACGAGATCCAGGAGGCCCCCCCCGAGGCGGGGGTAGCGGAGGCGGTGGCGGCGGATGGGGGTTTCCTGGCGGTGGGCTACTACGACCCCCGCTCCAAGGTGCCTTTCCGGGCCTTCCGCTTTGACCCGGGGCCCCTGGACCGCCGCTTTTTCCTCGGGCGCTTCCAGAAGGCTTTGCGGAAGCGGGAAGGGCTTGGGGTCTTCCATCGCCTGGTCCACGGGGAAGCGGACGGGCTTCCCGGGCTCGTGGTGGACCGCTTCGGGGAGGTTTTGGTCCTCCAGGTGCGTTCCCGGGGTATGGAGGCCCTAAGGGGGGTGTGGTTTCCCGCCCTCCTCGAGGCCACCTCGCCGAAGGGCGTCTACGAGCGGAGCGATGTGGAGGCGAGAAGGCAAGAAGGCCTTCCTGAGCGGGTGGGGGTGGTCCAGGGGGAGGTACCCCCCGTCCTGGAGGTGGAGGAGGACGGCCTCCTTTTCCCCATCCCCTTGGCCCTGGCCCAGAAGACCGGGTTTTACCTGGACCAGCGGGAAAACCGCCGCCTCTTTGAGGCCATGGTCCGGCCCGGGGAGCGGGTTCTGGACGTGTTTAGCTACGTGGGGGGCTTCGCCTTGCGGGCCGCACGAAAAGGGGCTTACGCCCTGGCGGTGGACAAGGACCTCCAGGCCCTTTCCGTCTTGGACCAGGCGGCCCTGCGGGCGGGGCTTCGGGTGGATATCCGCCAAGGCGAAGCCCTGGAGGTGCTCAAGGCCTTGGAAGGCCCTTTCCACCACGTCCTCCTGGACCCGCCCACCCTAGTGAAGCGCCCGGAGGAGCTTCCCGCCATGAAGCGCCACCTGGTGGACCTGGTGCGGGAGGCCCTAAGGCTCCTCGCCCCAGAGGGGTACCTCTGGATTTCCGCCTGCAGCTACTACCTCAAGGTGGAGGACCTCCTGGAGGTGGCCCGCCGCGCCGCCGCAGACCAAAGGATGCGCTTACGGGTGCACGCCGTCACCTACCAGCCCCGGGACCATCCCTGGAGCCTCCACGTGCCGGAAAGCCTCTACCTCAAGACGCTCATCCTGCAAGAGGATGCCCTCTAA
- a CDS encoding MJ1477/TM1410 family putative glycoside hydrolase translates to MLLFALVSCREGAVASGPYPSPPPPSLSVRTWVYQLTGYPATGLSALGATAADLFVIDLTQDGQKPWASTDLAPLKGKPVLAYMEIGGIEDYRVEYPVVQKNAPDLLLNPVPGWSGEWYVKYWDEDWWTLVVQPRLDKALAAGFKGVYLDLVDAYEGISLPLVPGETRDSLATKMVALLVRISAYVKAKRPDFWVFPQNAPELRMRPGYLSAMDGIGLEELFFYATDRPCTGSGCQVRLNHARAIRDAGKLVLTVDYATKPENVQTACQKSRAEGFVPYVTVVNLDRISPLCP, encoded by the coding sequence GTGTTGCTGTTCGCCCTGGTTTCCTGCCGGGAAGGCGCGGTGGCTTCTGGGCCTTACCCCTCTCCACCCCCACCCTCGCTCAGCGTACGCACCTGGGTTTACCAGCTCACCGGCTATCCGGCCACCGGGCTTAGCGCCTTGGGTGCCACGGCGGCGGACCTCTTTGTCATAGACCTGACCCAGGATGGCCAGAAGCCCTGGGCCAGCACGGATCTGGCGCCCCTCAAGGGGAAGCCTGTTCTGGCCTACATGGAGATCGGGGGAATAGAGGACTACCGGGTAGAGTATCCCGTGGTGCAGAAGAACGCTCCCGATCTCCTGCTAAATCCTGTGCCCGGCTGGAGCGGGGAATGGTACGTGAAGTACTGGGATGAAGACTGGTGGACCCTGGTGGTTCAGCCCCGCCTGGATAAGGCCTTGGCAGCGGGGTTTAAAGGGGTTTACCTGGACTTGGTGGACGCCTACGAGGGCATAAGCCTACCCTTGGTGCCCGGCGAAACGCGCGATTCCCTGGCGACCAAGATGGTGGCGCTATTGGTGCGGATTAGTGCCTACGTAAAGGCCAAGCGGCCGGATTTCTGGGTGTTTCCCCAGAATGCCCCGGAGCTCCGGATGCGGCCGGGATACCTGTCCGCTATGGACGGCATTGGCCTGGAGGAGCTCTTCTTCTACGCCACCGATCGTCCTTGCACGGGCTCGGGCTGCCAAGTGCGCCTGAACCACGCCCGGGCAATTCGCGATGCGGGGAAACTGGTGCTCACCGTGGACTACGCCACCAAGCCGGAAAACGTCCAGACAGCGTGCCAAAAGTCCCGGGCGGAGGGATTTGTGCCGTATGTGACGGTGGTGAACCTGGACCGGATCAGTCCCCTGTGCCCGTAG